One segment of Castanea sativa cultivar Marrone di Chiusa Pesio chromosome 3, ASM4071231v1 DNA contains the following:
- the LOC142627308 gene encoding stemmadenine O-acetyltransferase-like — translation MLKISTQKMKVHIEVIHNETINPSSPTPHHLRQYKLSFLDRISPPVFMPLVLFYPKEDCTNLTNSEQSNRIKKSLSDALTRFYPLAGRVKDNLYIDCNDEGVYYVEAKVHCQLHEFLEDPIPAELNKFLPCALDDGNELVAIVQVTLFSCGGIAVGLGISHKVADGLSFFVFLNTWAAIARGDSDIASPLFDSAKLFPPKALTGFEPRTGIVKENIVAKRFVFDASAIAALRAKYTDNTSIEYATRPTRIEALSAFIWSRFMASTQPKSDPNKIYTVLHAINLRTRLDPPLPNNYFGNISRIAISVPSMDAGNRYSDIVNQVRKSIRDVNVDYVKKLQESEDHLNFMKERAATISKGEVVPFSFTSLCRFPIYEADFGWGKPVWVGSARLTFKNLVTFFDANSGNGIEAWVNLKEDDMAKFERDEEFLTHVSSTPNVTTTVL, via the coding sequence ATGTTAAAAATCTCTACACAGAAAATGAAGGTTCACATCGAAGTTATTCACAACGAGACCATCAACCCTTCTTCCCCAACTCCACACCATCTTCGCCAGTACAAGCTTTCCTTTCTTGACCGAATATCACCCCCAGTTTTCATGCCCTTGGTTCTCTTCTACCCTAAAGAAGATTGCACAAATCTGACTAACTCAGAGCAGAGTAATCGGATTAAGAAATCCTTGTCCGATGCCTTAACCCGATTCTACCCACTTGCAGGACGGGTTAAGGACAATCTTTATATCGATTGTAACGACGAGGGTGTGTACTATGTGGAAGCCAAGGTTCATTGCCAgcttcatgaatttcttgaggATCCAATCCCTGCTGAGCTTAATAAATTTCTACCATGTGCACTAGACGATGGGAATGAATTAGTAGCAATCGTACAAGTCACTTTGTTCAGCTGTGGTGGGATTGCCGTTGGTCTTGGCATATCTCACAAAGTTGCGGACGGCTTGTCATTCTTCGTGTTTCTCAACACTTGGGCTGCTATTGCTCGCGGCGATAGCGATATAGCTAGCCCTCTATTCGATTCAGCCAAGCTTTTTCCTCCGAAAGCTTTGACTGGCTTTGAACCAAGGACCGGGATTGTGAAGGAAAACATTGTGGCAAAGAGATTTGTCTTCGATGCCTCTGCCATAGCAGCACTTAGAGCCAAATACACTGACAACACAAGCATCGAATATGCAACACGGCCTACTCGCATTGAAGCCTTATCAGCTTTCATATGGAGCCGCTTCATGGCGTCTACTCAACCTAAATCAGACCCAAATAAGATCTACACAGTTCTTCATGCTATCAACCTACGTACTAGGCTTGACCCTCCTCTTCCTAATAACTATTTTGGGAACATAAGCCGAATAGCAATCTCAGTGCCATCCATGGATGCAGGTAATAGGTACTCTGACATTGTTAACCAAGTGAGGAAATCAATAAGGGACGTGAACGTGGATTACGTGAAGAAACTTCAAGAAAGTGAGGATCATTTGAATTTCATGAAAGAGCGCGCTGCAACCATCTCAAAGGGAGAGGTAGTACCCTTCAGCTTCACCAGCTTGTGCAGGTTCCCCATATATGAGGCTGATTTTGGGTGGGGGAAGCCAGTCTGGGTTGGCTCGGCTAGGTTGACGTTCAAGAATCTTGTTACTTTCTTTGACGCTAACTCCGGGAATGGAATAGAGGCATGGGTTAACTtgaaagaggatgacatggctAAATTTGAAAGGGATGAGGAGTTCCTCACGCATGTTTCATCGACCCCAAATGTGACAACTACAGTGCTATAA
- the LOC142629964 gene encoding stemmadenine O-acetyltransferase-like, whose translation MKVAVIESDTIKPLSPTPHHLRNLQLSFLDQIATPVFMPMILFYPSDNNSINANRLNRLKKSLSETLTNFYPLAGRVKDNSFINCNDEGVHYFEAQAKCQISQVIQQPEPAQLNKLLPYELDNVGELVLAIQVNVFDCGGIAIGVCISHKVADALSLAMFLNSWAATARGVSNTICPRFDLATLFPPRNISGFKPSTGIIKDKIVTKRFVFNASMIAALKAKYTDYASVECKRCPTRIEALSAFIWSRFVAATTQGNLDPERLYTVLHAVNLRTRMDPPLSECYFGNISRFSIATPCMDSKGECHGLVNQMRDAIKTIDGEYVKKLQEGNGHLNFMKERAEKITKGDVLSFSFTSLCRFPLYETNFGWGKPLWVGSCSLTFKNLVVFMDTASGNGIEAWVNLKEADMATFECDEELLAFATPTRY comes from the coding sequence ATGAAAGTTGCAGTGATAGAGAGTGATACCATTAAACCATTGTCTCCAACACCACACCATCTTCGTAATCTCCAACTCTCCTTTCTTGACCAAATTGCCACACCAGTTTTCATGCCTATGATCCTTTTTTACCCAAGTGATAACAATTCCATCAATGCCAACAGATTGAACAGGCTCAAGAAATCCCTGTCTGAAACCTTGACAAACTTTTACCCACTAGCCGGTAGGGTCAAAGACAACTCCTTTATAAACTGTAACGATGAGGGTGTCCACTATTTTGAAGCCCAAGCCAAGTGCCAAATTTCCCAAGTTATTCAGCAACCTGAACCAGCCCAACTCAATAAACTACTCCCATATGAGCTAGATAATGTAGGAGAGTTAGTTTTGGCAATTCAAGTCAATGTTTTTGACTGTGGTGGAATAGCTATTGGAGTTTGCATTTCCCACAAGGTTGCTGATGCATTATCTCTAGCGATGTTTCTTAATAGTTGGGCTGCTACAGCTCGTGGTGTTAGCAATACAATCTGTCCACGATTTGATTTGGCCACCCTCTTTCCACCTAGAAACATTTCTGGGTTTAAACCAAGCACTGGAATCATAAAGGACAAGATTGTGACAAAGAGGTTTGTGTTCAACGCCTCCATGATTGCAGCTCTTAAAGCTAAATACACTGACTATGCGAGCGTGGAGTGCAAAAGGTGCCCCACACGTATTGAGGCCTTATCGGCTTTCATATGGAGCCGATTTGTGGCCGCTACCACTCAAGGGAATTTGGACCCAGAGAGGTTGTACACAGTGCTTCATGCAGTCAATCTACGCACAAGAATGGACCCTCCATTGTCAGAATGTTACTTCGGAAATATTAGCCGATTTTCCATAGCCACACCTTGCATGGACTCGAAAGGGGAGTGTCATGGCCTCGTGAACCAAATGAGAGATGCGATTAAGACAATAGATGGGGAGTACGTGAAAAAACTACAGGAAGGCAATGGGCACTTGAATTTTATGAAAGAGCGTgctgaaaaaattacaaaaggaGATGTGCTTTCATTTAGCTTTACTAGTCTGTGCAGGTTTCCTCTATATGAAACTAATTTTGGGTGGGGAAAGCCTTTATGGGTTGGTTCTTGCAGCCTGACCTTCAAAAATTTAGTTGTTTTCATGGATACCGCATCGGGTAATGGAATAGAAGCATGGGTTAATTTAAAAGAGGCCGACATGGCTACCTTTGAATGTGATGAGGAGTTGCTTGCCTTCGCTACACCAACTCGATACTAA